One Diospyros lotus cultivar Yz01 chromosome 1, ASM1463336v1, whole genome shotgun sequence genomic window carries:
- the LOC127802504 gene encoding G-type lectin S-receptor-like serine/threonine-protein kinase LECRK3 translates to MAATTLILLIVSAIWNVEAAQTAGGGGARNITRGSSLTPTGNSSWLSPSGLYAFGFYRQGKGGYAVGIFMDGIPDKTVVWTANRDDPPPATTNLTLQLTADGRFMLQSPQGQSIPIVETSNISSASMLDTGNFVLYNFNQKRIWQSFDYPTDTILPGQTLSGGRDQQLVSAASETDHSSGIFRLRMQSDGNLVQYPVEKGYPYAYWASGTYGKGPNVTLNLNNTGSLYMLDSGNAVIWNVAGGGFPKEDTIFLMRIDSDGIFRVYSYEMKGSRTWTSLWQAPDNMCAPRGLCGFNSICVPKDNKTDCKCLPGYDFINPDNRTSGCQRNFFMQSCTDKGRSVEYSMTVVENVDWYSVSYVELSSITRDDCRKACLKDCNCEVALFGRDGSCRKQKLPLKWATGSDTIDTIVKVGTFDQPVSNKDPEKEIKKEKRVGILVTGVSLAGVALLVMLIAGVAIYRNRIWAYRKISEKANFESGEDVSLRAFTYSEMEQITEGFKHELGRGASATVYKGTIPYNQKVVAVKRLENLLMEGEREFQTEVKVIGRTHHRNLVRLIGYCIQGSNRLLVYEHMSNGSLADFLFAHGSRPSWNERTGIALDIARGILYLHNECETQIIHCDIKPQNILMDEHRRARISDFGLAKLLKPDQTNTFTGIRGTRGYVAPEWHRKHPVTVKADVYSFGVVLLEIICCRSCLDWSLVEEEAVIEGWVYDCFKAGELRKLVGEEEIDRRQLERMVKVGLWCIQDEPSMRPSMKKVVLMLEGTVDIPTPPDPTSFLSSI, encoded by the coding sequence ATGGCTGCAACCACCTTAATCCTTCTCATTGTCTCTGCGATATGGAACGTAGAAGCGGCTCAAAcagcaggaggaggaggagctcGCAATATAACCAGAGGCTCTTCTCTCACGCCCACCGGCAACTCCTCCTGGCTCTCCCCCTCCGGTCTCTATGCCTTCGGATTCTATCGCCAAGGCAAAGGCGGCTATGCCGTCGGAATCTTTATGGACGGAATTCCGGACAAGACGGTGGTGTGGACTGCAAACAGGGATGATCCGCCACCGGCTACCACCAATCTCACCCTTCAGCTCACTGCTGATGGCAGGTTCATGCTGCAGTCCCCGCAAGGGCAGAGCATCCCCATTGTCGAAACTTCGAACATTTCTTCGGCTTCCATGCTCGACACCGGCAATTTCGTGCTCTATAACTTCAACCAGAAGAGGATCTGGCAGAGTTTTGATTACCCAACTGACACAATTCTACCTGGCCAGACCCTCTCAGGAGGTCGAGATCAACAGCTTGTGTCCGCCGCTTCAGAGACGGATCACTCCTCGGGCATTTTCAGGCTTCGTATGCAAAGTGACGGGAACCTTGTCCAGTATCCAGTCGAGAAGGGCTACCCATACGCATACTGGGCCTCGGGCACGTACGGAAAAGGACCTAATGTCACTCTGAATCTCAACAATACCGGCAGTCTCTATATGTTGGATTCAGGTAACGCCGTCATATGGAACGTAGCAGGAGGAGGATTTCCAAAGGAGGACACAATTTTCCTGATGAGAATCGATTCGGATGGCATCTTCAGAGTGTACTCATATGAAATGAAGGGGAGCCGCACTTGGACTAGTCTGTGGCAAGCTCCAGACAATATGTGTGCTCCGAGAGGTCTGTGCGGCTTTAACTCAATCTGTGTCCCAAAAGACAACAAAACCGACTGTAAGTGCCTTCCAGGATACGACTTTATTAACCCAGATAACAGGACTTCTGGCTGTCAAAGGAACTTCTTTATGCAAAGCTGCACAGACAAGGGACGGAGCGTTGAGTACAGCATGACGGTTGTGGAGAACGTGGACTGGTATAGTGTTTCGTACGTGGAGCTCTCGTCGATCACAAGAGATGACTGTAGAAAAGCCTGCCTCAAGGACTGTAATTGCGAGGTTGCCCTGTTTGGCCGCGACGGCAGTTGCAGAAAACAAAAGCTTCCTTTGAAGTGGGCGACAGGATCGGACACCATCGATACTATTGTCAAAGTGGGTACATTTGATCAACCAGTGTCCAACAAAGATCCTGAAAAGGAaatcaagaaagagaagagagtgGGCATCCTAGTCACTGGTGTTTCACTTGCTGGGGTTGCCTTGCTTGTCATGCTAATTGCTGGAGTTGCTATTTACAGAAACCGCATTTGGGCGTACAGGAAGATCTCTGAGAAAGCGAACTTTGAATCGGGCGAGGATGTCTCTCTTCGGGCTTTTACTTACTCTGAGATGGAGCAGATCACAGAGGGATTCAAGCATGAGCTGGGTAGAGGAGCTTCTGCAACAGTTTACAAAGGGACCATTCCgtacaaccaaaaggttgttgccGTGAAGAGACTAGAGAACTTGTTAATGGAGGGGGAAAGAGAATTCCAGACAGAGGTGAAAGTGATAGGCAGAACTCATCATCGGAACCTTGTCCGGCTGATTGGCTACTGTATCCAAGGATCAAATAGGCTTCTCGTCTATGAACACATGAGCAACGGATCACTTGCAGATTTCCTCTTCGCACATGGAAGCCGACCAAGTTGGAACGAAAGAACTGGGATTGCTCTTGACATTGCTAGAGGCATCCTCTACCTCCACAATGAGTGCGAGACGCAGATCATCCATTGCGACATAAAGCCTCAGAACATACTCATGGATGAGCACAGGCGCGCCAGAATCAGCGACTTTGGATTGGCAAAGCTTTTGAAGCCGGACCAGACCAACACGTTCACGGGGATCAGAGGGACAAGAGGCTATGTGGCACCAGAATGGCATCGAAAACACCCTGTGACAGTCAAAGCAGACGTCTATAGCTTTGGGGTTGTGCTGCTAGAGATCATATGTTGTCGAAGCTGCTTGGATTGGAGCCTTGTGGAGGAAGAGGCTGTGATTGAGGGATGGGTGTACGATTGTTTCAAGGCGGGGGAGCTGAGAAAATTGGTGGGCGAGGAAGAGATAGATAGGAGGCAACTGGAGCGGATGGTTAAAGTGGGGCTGTGGTGCATACAAGATGAGCCATCCATGCGTCCTTCAATGAAGAAGGTTGTGCTAATGCTGGAAGGCACCGTGGACATCCCAACACCTCCCGATCCTACTTCCTTTCTAAGTTCCATCTGA